The following proteins are co-located in the Silene latifolia isolate original U9 population chromosome 1, ASM4854445v1, whole genome shotgun sequence genome:
- the LOC141649222 gene encoding amine oxidase [copper-containing] gamma 1-like: MSLLMLVLGYFIERNVWIHGYTHNKIKPVNPISIEQPRGRSFTIEGHMIKWANWEFHLKPDPRAGVIISRAMVRDPDSGELRSVMYKGMSSELFVPYMDPTDAWYFKTYMDAGEYGFGLQAMPLVPLNDCPRNAYYMDGVFAAGDGTPYVRSNMVCVFESYAGDIGWRHSESPITGLEV, translated from the coding sequence agAAATGTGTGGATACATGGATACACCCACAACAAAATCAAGCCTGTGAACCCTATATCAATCGAGCAGCCTAGAGGCCGGAGCTTCACAATTGAAGGGCACATGATTAAATGGGCAAACTGGGAGTTTCACCTCAAACCTGACCCAAGAGCAGGGGTGATCATATCACGCGCCATGGTCCGAGACCCGGATAGTGGGGAGTTAAGGAGCGTTATGTATAAAGGGATGAGCTCTGAGTTATTTGTTCCGTACATGGATCCTACTGATGCATGGTATTTCAAGACATATATGGATGCGGGTGAATACGGGTTTGGGTTACAAGCTATGCCTCTTGTACCTCTTAACGATTGCCCGAGGAATGCATATTACATGGATGGTGTGTTTGCAGCTGGTGATGGAACGCCGTATGTGAGGTCCAATATGGTTTGTGTGTTTGAGAGTTATGCTGGTGATATTGGGTGGCGGCACTCTGAGAGTCCAATTACAGGATTGGAggtatga